The sequence AGCCTGGGTTTTACCTCTAAAGATTGCATTTCTTGTTAAAAcggataaaccaacatgaagatgAGAGAGCTCTGTGTCggagaaaagcaagccatttGAAGCTGATAAAAGAACCATTGTATAACACTGTGTATACAATACAATGACCAGAAGGTCAGACTgaaattcacaaagaaatacagaggtGTGTCATGAAAGTTCTGTAACTGAgatggggtggggtggggggtggggtcaCGACACTTTCTTGACCTGCATGAAAATCATCCTTAGGCACTGGTCCGCAtgatttgatttggcacaggttttacgccagatgcccttcctgacgcaactcTCCCATTtgatccgggcttgggaccggcactgagaatTAACTCTTCAGTAGCTGGGTTAGTGTCCCACCCGGGATCcagccactggaccaccaggaggctcaaCCAACCTAGAGTAGCGTCAAATATACTTTCTCCCAAACTGAAGTGGTTACAAATAAGAAGTGGAAGCCATTACAAAAACTTTTGATCAGTTGAAAATTGGAGGGTCTGCATCCAGCATCCGAAGCTGTCATGTTCTATGctgtttaacatttacattgatCACAGGCGTGCTAATACAGAGTGTACAttaaacactgtaatatactgtatagcCAGAACATGCCTAATTTTAGTGTAATACAAGACACTCAGTAAAcatcaggataaaaaaaaaatcagacattaAACTGTGTCAGGTCActggattaatataaataaatctcatgCTCATTTCTACATTAGGATTATTCACTATTCTACACAGCTTTTATACGTGTTTATCACGTACCTATAACATTAACATGAAGATAACGCGTTACAACCAGCCAGGTAACGATTTAACAAGATATCTGTACCAATgatgaattactgcagaatgAACTGGTGTTTTCCCAGTAACCTTACAGCTGTCCCTGCAGCTGCCCATGGTTAACATCTGTAATTTTATCTAAAAGActgggaaaaaacaacaaataacaatCATCAGCATCTGAGATTGAAATGATGTTCATATAAATAACTCACATTGCCAGGGGATTGCCAGCATGTAATAATAAACGTACACACgactttggatttttttaaaaaaaaaaaaaaggcatccAGTATGGATATCCCGGTCAGTCTGTTCCGGTTCTTTATTATCCATTAAGAATTCCAATAAACTGGACATAGGAAGCACTGGCGATTCACAGCGAGTGTAAATGCGGGTGGAGTTTTGCTACATGGataataaaaaactgtaaaaataaaagttacaCCATGAATCTAGATTTCTAATGCTAATCTAGCAGATAGCATAGTTTTGCTTCACCTACAATTCACTGTTAGAAATTCTCTGCTAGGACACACGATCAATTCCAACACTGACATTCTGTCCCCTAACCATTACAGCATTAGCAGCAATGCTAACATGAAAACTAGCATGTAGCAGTTACCCAGCTAAATTTGTTGTTTATCAGTTAGCAATTTGACTGAATCCTTTTAAGTATATTAGTTTTTACAAGttacatttattacaaattGAGTTAATGTTTTCTCTCATCAGTCATCATCTTATTAGAATGATTAATTCCATACCTGCAACAATTAAAGAcagagtttgaccaaaagaaAACTAAGATGCTAAACTATAAATCCTTCCAGTCAAATTTAAgaacttattatttattatgaaaagaATTATTTACTATTTGTACGTTTACATGTTCTGTTACTATACATCCATTAAAGGGTGAAttagcttaaaaaaaacaaacatatttaataaaatgccAATCCTGGAATTTAGCATGGTCATTACTAAATagctttattattataactCCATTAACAGTTTTGCATTAGCAGTTTTATCTGAAGCTTTACAAACTGCATTCAGTAGCATGTAGGTCGAATCTGAACAGTTAGCATGTTCCTAACTTGCCATCATGTCAGCAGTTTGCACTAGCATTTAGCATTGGCTAATCTGGCTATTTGACCACGTGAATCCTGATAACGGGTCACGTCTCGCTATCTTTCAATCACTCAGCAATTGTGAAGCATTTCTTTAAACAAGATTGTGTTTCAAAAATTCTTTACTTTTTGTTACTAGCACATTAGCATTTGTTTTTAGCTTTAACAACTTTACGTTATTTACATTACATCTTCTACATTTCAATATTATATACCATATACGAATGGAGGAGCGTGTGGAAGTTCTGGATTTGGTTGTTTAGTTACAAACTGTGCATTTTGTCGCTGGGTTCCTTAAAGGATTTTCTGTTTATATCCGAACCGGGTCAGATATCCGCGACAGAAAGCGCccgtgaaatgtttttgttcagAGATTAAGCTTGATTTTGTGCTAGTTGTTATTGCGTCATTGCTGCTCGCTGATCACAGTGatgtgtctgtggaagagacGATGAGACGCGTGAAGGTGTTCATCACATGCCGCTCTGCTCTATTATTATACAGCTGAAAAAAAGGCTGAACATTTCTCTAGCTCTGTTTCTAGGTCACAATTTTCTAAAGTGGACAAGGGCAGAGGCACAGTGGATGTGTAGTGGATCTCAGCGTGATGACATCATGCACACCCGGGCGGAGAAAAATAATATTGTGATATCACGGACATTAAAAATCCTTTTCCGCGTGAAACGTGTTCACTGGGGAGGATTCTTGGTTGGGGGGGAGGGGCAGCTGAAACACGTGAGAGGAAACGGATTCATGATTCCATCGTTACAATCCAACCTGCCGTGATTAAACACCTGTTACAcatgctgtttacattttttaataaactttataCTGTTTCATTACTGAAGTGTGAAACTTTCCCTTTGAAACAAAGTGACAGCTGATGATGTCACAAGTGGTGTTACAGCAGTtgaccaatcagcagcttcaattcttctcaACGTAGCAAGTGATCTTTTTCTCCCCCACGTCTCTGCGGGAGGCAGAGAGATATGATTCCAACAACACTGCAATATTTAAAGAGATTTTCTCAGTACTGTGCTAATTAGGTACGCTGCTGCAACGACACGACAAATCTAAACAACCGCTCGACCGATTCCTCTGTCCAATCCTGATCCCTGCTCACAACTTTACTTCCTATCTGCAAAAAGCTCCCTTTTACAGTCTGATTCCAAATCCTGCCATATACATCCTGTCACTAAGACatttccacaaaaaaataaagctggGAATAGAGATTATTGATGCTTCTGATGAGTGTAGGTAGCTAGTCCAGTTTGAAGACGAGCATGTAGCGTATTTAATTTGTGTTCAAATAGCCTAGGTGTAGCTTGGTCTTTAGCTTTAGAAGCTATGTGCTAAAGCTCCCACCATTTCTATttggaaataaaacagaaaacacgAAGCAGGCTACGTTCACAAGTTACTTGCTAGCATGAACGTTGTGTTATTCACcactcttcttcttttctttcttgtatTGTTTCCATTAATCttttttcatcactccatcatcccACACCAGAACATCCAGGATTTAAGTCTTTGGTATGATCCAGTACTCACACTAGCTCCTGCCATGACATCATGAGGTCCCTCCACTATGAGGTGTTTAGAATGGTTAATAAAAAATCTGGAAGGATCTGTGATTGTTGACCCATGTCACGGTCCTGTCCTCCAAAATGATCCCAGGAGTTCACAACCCAGGGATCTTCACACAATACGTTCACGAAGGCTGAGAGAACTCAAAATGGCCGTTCTGTCCATTGTGTCCTTCAAGAGGATTAAGGTCTCGCCTTATCTGGATCAGATGTCTCTGGACCAGTGATTATATAACAGAACGCTGCCTATGTTAAATATGCTCACAATTTATATCACCAATTAAAAGCACATGGCTATAGCGTCTTCGCCCTTGTTATGATAACTAGCCACAGTATTCATGTGACAAACGAGCAGGTAAGATACATGCTAAAAAAATTCGTGTGTTGTAGCAATATCAGCAATTTCAATGAGGATTAGAAATCCACACATCATAAATAAACCAAGAGCAATTAAATGGAGCTGTCAGCAATCTGTAATTAAATTCTTTGCTAGTTTTAAACCAGAGCAAAGTTTCTATATTCTAATTCTACTTTAGCCTTTTCCTAAATTTAACGTTTATACTTTTTGTGCTTCGtcatctttactttttttttttttagcgctCATATCTAGTTTGATTACTTTTGGTTACAGCTCTTTAAATCGCGAAAAAGCCGCTGATGTTCGTCATGACGCATGTCTTCAGTCCGCATGGTTTCATTCGTCTTTTTTTGAGGTCTCAGAGTGTGTATTGGTGGAGGAAGAGCGTTGTAGCACCAGGAGACCCGAGAGTGTGAGCGAGACCCCGACCCACCACAGAGCAACGAGGCTGTCTCCAAAGATGAGCTGCCCAAGGAGCGCCTGAGGAACAAAACATACATGGTGTAGTCACACAACCAGTACTGAATGTCATGTGGGATTAGTTTATCCCCAAAATATCACACTGTGGTGACGAATCGTATATGTTATTGGAGTTTCCCATAAATTAAATTCAGCCAGTAAATAGTCCAGCTTCATTTCCAGCATCAAAGCCACTGGCATCATTTTAATgttacattaatataataccatGTACCGTaccataccatgtgcaatatgtcttagttccctagcaccttttttgtacttttgaatacattttgcatgtatagattatttcatttatattacatttatatctattcctcttgtaatctgaagtggtctctggcaaaagaaattcttttgggattaataaagttctatcctTATTTGGGGCaggtggtagtttagtggtgaAGGCGTTGaactactgctcagaaggttgtgagtttgaatcccagtaTAATCCCAATATAACATTGTTCATATTGTAGTTATACAACACATTTAGGTGTATGTCAGGTGTATATCAAATCCAAGTGTGTCCAAAAGAACAATCACTGTATAGAATGAAGTTTCCATtagaattcattcattcaacatttatggaaggagtctccagtgtcagggctttgtAACAAGCTACAGTTTTGTCTTTTTAACCTTGAGAGAGAAGAGAATCATGTGAGGGAGCGACTGGTTTAACATAAATTTGGTTTAAACAATGGTTTAAAAAGAATTTGTTTTCTGTTAAAGTTCCACACTATTAAATGTCCATAAATgtcactgtaataataataataataataataataataataataataataataaaaataataaactcacAGAGGAGATGAAGTTGGAGGCAGTGGTGGTCACAGTGGTTCGGGTAGAGGATGAAGAGTACCTGAGGGCTTTCGACAGGAAGGTCCACATCACAGCATTACAGGTGAAGAGCAGCCCACCGCACAGCAGACGCAGGGGGATGTGCAGCTaaaacacatcattaacacatttAACTCTTAATACATTCACTATCATCACGCGTCTGTTGATGGCTATCATTAACGCAAGCTCCGCCCACTctcctataataaaataaaactggacGCTGTGATGACGCACCCACTCGCACGCGGTGGTCTCATCGGCGTGTCTGAATGTCCTCTGTTCTCCCCACGTCCTCAGTCCCGTCTCACACACGCCTTTCAGATAATCTGTGCCGAGAGACAGTTTGGCGGAGGACGAGGCCACTGCGCCGAGGAACCCCGCCAGCAGGGCGTACACCACCCCGGGGAACATGGCGACCTGCGCGCGCGCGCTACTCACGCATCATTCAAGCAACAATAAACAAGCTTCCGACGCCGGAGAAACCCcgcacttccctctgagaaacACCTCCGCACTGAGGGAGCATGACGCTGCGGCCCCACGTCTCAACAACACGACGTAGAGGACATCTAGGGCACTGCGGAGGGTATATCAAACCTCATGTAGGACACTATGTAGGGCACATAACGTTAGGGGAACAAAGCCTTATTGGGACGCAGCCATCGGTGCCCCGTTACTGTGTCGCATTGTGGGAAAGAGAGTTTATGATGTGCACGCGCATATGCTTCTTCAAAATAATTCAAGGCTACATATTAGGACAAAACAACAACGacgacaataataatagtaatgataataataataaccaacaACACTGTGTaccaatagaatagaatagagaacTGTGCGTTTTAAATGTAGTACCAAGCTGGCAGTAAGTGTAAAATATTAGGTTTCTTTTAATCCTTTTAATAATTTACTAATATTATTTGAACTAATATCTCATATATGtacaaaatataatttaaaaaatgtattaaatgtttcattatttaattttttccacAGCCAGGATGGTTTGTAAATGCATCTCAGTTATTTTGTGGAATTTTCCACTGTACTGTCAAGACTGCACAACTAAGTTAAGTGAAGTTGACTTtacttgtcacatatacattactgcacagtgaaattctttcttcacatatcccatccccAGCGgttttggggtcagagcgcagggtcagctatgaaacagcgcccctggagagggatgggttgggggccttgctcaagggcccaacagtggcagcttggcggtgctggggcctccggtcaacgacccagagccttaaccacttgagccaccaccacccaccagaatgaaaaagaaatcagCTTCAAAACTACCTTTATTCACATTTAACTTAAATtaaatttctgtatttttatgtaggcaataattttttttaaggtcTAGTTCGGCCCAAGGATGTGAAAACGTGGCTGAAATTTGCAtcttgtaataaaaaaatatgaacttacTTACTTAAAAATGTTAAGACTCCCTTGATGGGTTGTTCCATACTGGAACCTGTTTTGGGCTTCTAAGTTGGATTTATTTTTGACCCAGCTATTTTTTAGACTGTAGAGTATCGTTAAAAATCCATTAACCCGTTTGTTAGGGTGAAAATGACCTATTTTGAAGTCTTATGTGACAGTGCAAGCAGGAGAGCTCAGGTGAATAATCTCAGCTAAATAGGGTGGAGCTACACCCTTTTTAAAGAGAAACTATGTGGTTATCTCTTCACATCCACTGTATTTGCCAAGTCCTGCTCCAttagacttctttttttttcctgacattgAAAATGAAAGGGGAAAGATTCCCAGTAAAGAAAGTGTGATTGTTTGTTTGAGCAAGTATGCGAGACTCAAGGATTAAAATGTACATGGATAGACATTTTTGCAAAACAGTGGTATGGAACCTCCAGCTTCCTTTACAGATAAATGTTTCATTGTTGCTTGTATGTGATCTGTGTCTACACTTGAGTGATCCTctgctgtaataaaatggaattcAATGGAATTTATCAGggcatgttaaaaaaaacattcatgaaCTGCTCTGATTTTCTAGAATATATGGTATAGAAGTGTTCTACTGTAATATCTCCTGTACATGTCCAGCTATGTGGAAAAAGACCAAGACATCAGGCTCACTTGGGTTGATGGACATAGAGCGTCCTTACCTGACGTTATGTTCCTACTGGAGTTACGGTCACAAGGTGATGATGTGCCTATTTTTACTTGGCCAGAAATATGCATATATTCACCACTATTCCAACTCATGCAGGTGGTCCTGCAAATACTCATACCTGTCTGATCAGCACTGCACCAAAAGACTGAGAATGTACTGTTATTTTCTtgatgaaatgtggttgtttcaGATTTAGTCGTGTAAATCATCGCATTTGTTCTGCTTCTTGTTATTGTCACTGTTCAGGCAAGAAGAGTTTTAGCTATGTAATCTTTGCAGCTGAAGTAGTTTTGGTGCAGTAAATGTGCCTGCTGAAGATATTGCTGatgcttttattattacagCAGCTAAAATCCAGCTGTGTAGTAATTAGGTTTTATAGCCATTGCAAGTAGAGAAACAGCAACAGAAATTATGACTGACATCAGTAGGCCTTGTTTATCAAAATGGTGtagaacatttatttttcaaataatcaTACAAACATTTGTACAAGAAAATTGAAATGtatgaaaattaaatgaattcagAAAAAACATATCCTACTCCTACTACTGAATGAGTGGACATTTATACAGAATGCATTTTTtgcaattatttttctttatttgtggtttgtttgtttgctagtatttatatgtacagtgtttagTTGACGACTTTATTAAGACCAACTTATAGAAGCAATTTGGAGTCTTCGGAGTTGATGTAATACTCGTTTGTTTTTTAGTGGAAACCAGAAATTGTGCCAACTGTTAGTGCTGTGGATGTTCATTGGACACACTGAAAGCACTTGCAGGTACTAAGCTCATCACTGCAGGAGTTGCTAATGAAATGGTACTTGTTTCACTGTCACTGGCTGAAATTTCAGCACTCATGCTGAATATTGTTGTAGGTCCTGTGCTGGTTGTTGCATCAGTTGTTGCTCCAGCTGTAGCAGTAGCAGCTGCAGGTACTGAGATTGGCTCTATAGTAGTTGCttctgttgtggttattgtttCGCTTTCAGGTTTAGATATCTCAATACCTGTGCAGTTTTCTGTTGTAGGTACTGTGGATGTTGAATCATCATTGGATGCACTTAAAGGTAAAGAGTTCATCTTTGCAGGAGTTTCTAATGATATAATACTTGTTTCACTCTCAGGGGTGGATTCAGTATTGATGCAGCTTGTTGTTGTAGGTAGTGTGGTGGCTGCATCAGTTGTTGCTCCAAGAGTAGCAGATGCAGGTATTGTACTTGGGTCAGCAGTAGTTGATAAGGATGTGGTACTTGTTTCAACACTTTCAGGTGTAGAAATTGCAGTACTTGTGAAGTGTCCTGCAATATGTTCTATGGAGGTTGTTGCATTAGGAATTCCATGAAAATTAGTAAAAGGTGCAGCTAGTGAGGAAATCTTTCCAAGAATTTGTAACAATGTAGTTCTGGTTTCTTTTTTGGTGGTAGAAAAAACAGCAGTTTTGCTGATTCTTGCTGCAGATACTGTGGATGCTGATTCATGATTGGAAGCAGTAAAAGAAATAGCATTTGCCGGTACTGAGGTCATCACTGCAGGAGTTGCTGATAAAATAGTCCCTGTTTCACTGTCAGTAGCCAAACTTTCAGCACTCATGCTGAATGTTGTTGTAGGTCCTGTGCTGGTTGTTGCATCAAGAGTAGGCATTGCAGGTACTGAGATTGGCTTGACAGCTCTACCttctgttgtggttattgtttCGCTTTCAGGTATAGATATCTCAGTACCTGTGCAGTTTTCTGTTGTACGTACTGTGGATGTTGAATCATCATTGGATGCAGTAAATCTAATAGCGCTTTCAGGTGTAGAAATTGCAGTACCTGTGACGTTCTGTGCAATATGTTCTGTGGAGGTTGTTGTATTAGTTATTCCGTCAAAAACTGTAAGAGGTGCAGCTAGTGAGGAAATCATTCCAAGCATTTTTGATGATGTAGTGCTTGTTTCTTTTTTGGTGGTAGAAAAACCAGCAGTTTTGCTGATTGTTGCTGCAGATACTGTGGATGCTGATTCATTATTGGAAGCAGTAAAAGAAATAGCACTTGCAGGTACTGAGGTCATCACTGCAGGTGTTGCTAATGAAATGGTACTTGGTTCACCGTCAGTGGCCAAACTTTTAGCACTCATGCTGAATGTTGTTGTAGGTCCTGTGCTGGTTGTTGCATCAGTTGTTTCTCCAAGAGTAGCAGTTGCAGATACTGAGATTGGCTCTATAGTAGTTCCTTCTGTTGTGGGTATTGGTTCACTTTCAGGTGTAGATATCTCAGTACCCGTACAATTTTCTGTTGTAGATACTGTGGATATTGAATCATCATTGGCTGCACTAAGAGGATAAGCATTTACAGGTGGAGAGTTCATCTGTGCAGGAGTTACTAATGATATGGTACTTGTTTCACTCTCAGGGGTGGATTCAGTATTTATGCAGCTTGTTGTTGTAGGTAGTGTGGTGGCTGCATCGGTTGTTGCTCCAAGAGCAGAAGTAGCAGGTATTGTACTTGGATCAGCAGTAGTTGATAAGGATGTGGTACTTGTTTCAACACTTTCAAGTGTAGAAATTGCAATGCTTGTGAAGTTTCGTGCAATATGTACTGTCAAGGTTGTTGTATTAGTTATTCCATCCAAATTGCTAAGAGGTGCAGCTAGTGAGGAAAGCTTTCCAAGCATATTTGACAATGTAgttcctgtttcttttttggTGGTAGAAAAACCAGCAGTTTTGCTGATTGTTGCTGCAGATACTGTGGATGCTGATTCATTATTGGAAGCAGTAAAAGAAATAGCACTTGCAGATACTGAGGTCATCACTGCAGGAGTTGCTAATGAAATGGTACTTGGTTCACCGTCAGTGGCCGAACTTTCAGCACTCATGCTGAATGTTGTTGTAGGTCCTGTGCTGGTTGTTGCATCAGTTGTTTCTCCAAGAGTAACAGTTGCAGGTACTGAGATTGGCTCTATAGTAGTTCCttctgttgtggttattgtttCGCTTTCAGGTGTAGATATCTCAATACCTGTACAATTTTCTGCTGTGGGTACTGTGGATATTGAATCATCATTGGCTGAGTTATGAGTGATAGTGCTAACAGGTAAAGAGTTCATCTGTGCAGGAGTTACTAATGATACGGTACTTGTGTCACGTTCAGTGGTGGATTCAGTATTGATGCAGCTTGTTGTTGTAGGTAGTGTGGTGGCTGCATCAGTTGTTGCTCCAAGAGTAGAAGTAGCATGTATTGTACTTGGATCAACAGTAGTTGATAAGGATGTGGTATTTGTTTCAAGACTTTCTGGTGTAGAAATTGCAGTACTTGTGAAGTGTCCTGCAATATGTTTTGTTGAGGTTCTTGCATAAAGTATTCTATCAAAAGTTGTAAGAGGTGCAGCCAGTGAGGACAACTGTCCAAGCATATTTGACAATGTAGgtcttgtttcttttttggtGGTAGAAA comes from Hemibagrus wyckioides isolate EC202008001 linkage group LG14, SWU_Hwy_1.0, whole genome shotgun sequence and encodes:
- the LOC131364356 gene encoding transmembrane protein 42, which encodes MFPGVVYALLAGFLGAVASSSAKLSLGTDYLKGVCETGLRTWGEQRTFRHADETTACEWLHIPLRLLCGGLLFTCNAVMWTFLSKALRYSSSSTRTTVTTTASNFISSALLGQLIFGDSLVALWWVGVSLTLSGLLVLQRSSSTNTHSETSKKDE